One window of the Brevundimonas goettingensis genome contains the following:
- a CDS encoding alpha/beta hydrolase, producing the protein MMWNRRTLLGAAAATSASVALSARAQTAPRAPQTWPAAGPDLTGTPSAPVVIPAPDEPKGLLSDASFPIWPEGKVPGSGGVTARRLVLERGSPAAHDRAVMHVSQPLLEVFRPANPNGSAMVVAPGGGYVRLAVDKEGAGAARRLNQCGVTVFVLNYRLPGDGWAAGYDAPLQDLQRAVRLVRSRAAEWALDVKRIGVMGFSAGGHLAAASLTRYDDAVYEPVDAVDQTSARPDLVCLGYALMSVGSGASQFPGPDAEARQPLTERVKPGLAPTFLVHAADDRTVPVANSLNMFAALKAAEVPCEMHIYQEGGHGFGFTLPGDRPASHWPDAFEAWARRSGFFGAG; encoded by the coding sequence ATGATGTGGAACCGCCGCACCCTCCTCGGCGCCGCTGCCGCGACCAGCGCCAGCGTGGCCCTGAGCGCCCGCGCCCAGACCGCGCCGCGCGCGCCGCAGACCTGGCCGGCGGCCGGGCCGGACCTGACGGGGACGCCGTCGGCGCCGGTGGTCATCCCGGCGCCGGACGAGCCGAAGGGGCTGCTGTCGGACGCCTCCTTCCCGATCTGGCCCGAGGGCAAGGTCCCGGGGTCGGGCGGGGTGACGGCGCGGCGGCTGGTGCTGGAGCGGGGCTCGCCCGCCGCCCACGACCGGGCGGTGATGCACGTGTCCCAGCCCCTCCTCGAAGTCTTCCGCCCGGCCAACCCCAACGGCTCGGCCATGGTGGTGGCGCCCGGCGGCGGTTACGTCCGGCTGGCCGTGGACAAGGAGGGGGCGGGCGCCGCGCGACGGCTAAACCAGTGCGGGGTGACCGTCTTCGTCCTCAACTATCGCCTGCCCGGCGACGGCTGGGCGGCGGGCTATGACGCCCCGTTGCAGGACCTCCAGAGGGCGGTGCGGCTGGTCCGGTCGCGGGCCGCGGAATGGGCGCTGGACGTCAAGCGGATCGGGGTCATGGGCTTCTCGGCCGGGGGCCATCTCGCGGCCGCCTCCCTGACCCGGTACGACGACGCTGTCTATGAGCCGGTGGATGCGGTGGACCAGACCTCGGCCCGGCCCGACCTGGTCTGTCTGGGCTATGCCCTGATGAGCGTGGGCTCGGGCGCAAGCCAGTTCCCAGGCCCCGACGCAGAGGCGCGTCAACCATTGACTGAGCGCGTGAAGCCGGGTCTGGCGCCGACCTTCCTCGTTCATGCGGCGGACGACCGCACCGTTCCCGTGGCCAACAGCCTGAACATGTTCGCCGCGCTCAAGGCCGCCGAGGTTCCCTGCGAGATGCACATCTATCAGGAGGGCGGTCACGGCTTCGGCTTCACCCTGCCCGGCGACCGTCCGGCCTCCCACTGGCCCGACGCCTTCGAGGCCTGGGCGCGACGGTCGGGCTTCTTCGGCGCGGGCTGA
- a CDS encoding saccharopine dehydrogenase family protein, whose amino-acid sequence MSRVLVIGAGGVSSVAVHKMAMNSDIFSHITVASRTKSKCDAIAASVKERFGVTIDTAAIDADDVAATTALIKQVNPVLLVNLALPYQDLTLMDACLAAGVHYLDTANYEPRDEAKFEYSWQWAYQERFKEAGLMALLGSGFDPGVTSVFTTYTKKHLLDSIETLDILDCNGGDTGLPFATNFNPEINLREVTAPSRHWDNGQWIEGPALTNKQVYDFEGVGPKNMYLMYHEELESLAKFYPEIKRIRFWMTFGDSYLKHLDVLGNVGMLSIEPMMFQGREIIPMELLKALLPEPSSLGPLTKGKTNIGTIATGLKDGVQKTVYINNICDHEEAYAETGNQAVSYTTGVPAMIGAALMVTGVWKGEGVFNMEQLDPDPFMDMLNKHGLPWKVQELDAPLAF is encoded by the coding sequence ATGAGCAGGGTTCTGGTGATCGGCGCCGGCGGCGTGAGTTCCGTCGCGGTCCACAAGATGGCGATGAACAGCGACATCTTCTCGCACATCACGGTCGCGAGCCGGACCAAGTCCAAATGCGACGCCATCGCCGCCTCGGTGAAGGAACGCTTCGGCGTGACCATCGACACCGCCGCCATCGACGCCGACGACGTGGCGGCGACCACGGCCCTGATCAAACAGGTGAACCCGGTCCTGCTCGTGAACCTGGCCCTGCCCTATCAGGATCTGACCCTGATGGACGCCTGTCTGGCGGCCGGGGTCCATTATCTGGACACCGCCAACTACGAGCCGCGCGACGAGGCCAAGTTCGAATACAGCTGGCAGTGGGCCTATCAGGAGCGCTTCAAGGAAGCCGGCCTGATGGCCCTGCTCGGCTCGGGCTTCGACCCCGGCGTGACCTCGGTCTTCACGACCTACACCAAGAAGCACCTGCTCGATTCGATCGAGACGCTCGACATTCTGGACTGCAACGGCGGCGACACCGGCCTGCCGTTCGCGACCAACTTCAACCCCGAGATCAACCTGCGCGAAGTGACCGCGCCGTCGCGCCACTGGGACAACGGCCAGTGGATCGAGGGCCCGGCCCTGACCAACAAGCAGGTCTATGACTTCGAGGGCGTCGGCCCGAAGAACATGTACCTCATGTACCATGAGGAGCTGGAGTCGCTGGCGAAGTTCTATCCGGAGATCAAGCGCATCCGCTTCTGGATGACCTTTGGCGACAGCTACCTCAAGCACCTCGACGTGCTCGGCAATGTCGGCATGCTGTCGATCGAGCCGATGATGTTCCAGGGCCGTGAAATCATTCCGATGGAGCTGCTCAAGGCCCTGCTGCCCGAGCCGTCGTCGCTGGGCCCGCTGACCAAGGGCAAGACCAATATCGGCACCATCGCCACCGGCCTGAAGGACGGGGTCCAGAAGACGGTCTACATCAACAACATCTGCGACCACGAAGAGGCCTATGCCGAGACCGGCAACCAGGCCGTCAGCTACACCACCGGCGTCCCGGCCATGATCGGCGCGGCCCTGATGGTGACCGGCGTCTGGAAGGGCGAAGGCGTGTTCAACATGGAGCAGCTGGATCCGGATCCCTTCATGGACATGCTGAACAAGCACGGCCTGCCCTGGAAGGTGCAGGAGCTGGACGCGCCTCTGGCGTTCTGA
- a CDS encoding alpha/beta hydrolase family protein → MPKHARPLMLTAALLAALSPLPAFAQTAPAAATASPAAPETGRDRLIAWLTDVARQHAAERRATIAALTTEADARQRQVRVRSLLAEMVEFESAAGPVVSESTGVSHEDGFDVERVRYQSLPGYWVTANVFIPRTEGPHPAIVIQPGHGVDGKLGNYSFAANFARAGFVVLNMDIVGEGERIQHFDPEIGSSKVGRPTGEHSMAFEQALPTGGHVSRYFIQDAMRGVDYLMARPDVDDQRIGAFGCSGGGTITAYLAALDQRIKATATACYVTDFDHLLAPGVTGPQDAEQSIPFFIERGLDLADWVEAAAPRPYAVVSTTSDMFPIDGARAAYAEAKRFYGLMGAEDRITMIEGPGGHGNLGPIAPQIVAFFTRNLMDSPAERPFTPVPLGDAARLMVTPTGQLSTSIGGETLQTLARAEADANPAPVNANEAPAARLARLRTAIRDIARTTVNPGDAAPVVQPSMLIERSGYASRDLVMETVPGMQVKATFARVGGPERHPTLLLLTSQPVTALGAPGGLFETWVAAGWNVLAVEPRGAGGTEEAKSPLTGDWTLLSLRALLVGKTPVGMRTDDAVAALNWLATQTDVDMRRIAVTGVGAMGPVALHTAVLDDRVGKVTVDSSITSYREFVDQPISINMAEVNLPGVLRRYDLPDLMAVLGDRLTLVNPVSSIGDTMTAAEVAARAPQAAVVFRGARDPVAPPPAR, encoded by the coding sequence ATGCCCAAACACGCCCGTCCCCTGATGCTGACGGCGGCGCTTCTGGCCGCCCTTTCCCCCCTGCCCGCCTTCGCCCAGACGGCGCCGGCGGCCGCCACCGCTTCGCCCGCCGCTCCCGAGACCGGACGCGACCGGCTGATCGCCTGGCTGACCGATGTGGCGCGCCAGCACGCGGCCGAGCGCCGCGCGACGATCGCCGCCCTGACCACCGAGGCCGACGCCCGCCAGCGTCAGGTCCGCGTCCGCTCCCTGCTGGCCGAGATGGTCGAGTTCGAGAGCGCGGCGGGGCCCGTCGTCTCCGAGAGCACGGGCGTCAGCCACGAGGACGGCTTCGACGTCGAGCGCGTCCGCTACCAGAGCCTGCCCGGCTACTGGGTCACGGCGAACGTCTTCATCCCCCGCACGGAGGGACCCCACCCGGCCATCGTCATCCAGCCCGGGCACGGGGTGGACGGCAAGCTGGGCAACTACTCGTTCGCCGCCAACTTCGCCCGCGCGGGCTTCGTGGTCCTGAACATGGACATCGTCGGCGAGGGCGAGCGGATCCAGCACTTCGACCCGGAGATCGGCTCGTCCAAGGTCGGGCGGCCGACCGGCGAACACTCCATGGCCTTCGAACAGGCCCTGCCGACCGGCGGCCACGTTTCGCGCTACTTCATCCAGGACGCCATGCGCGGCGTCGACTATCTGATGGCCCGGCCCGACGTGGACGACCAGAGGATCGGAGCCTTCGGCTGTTCCGGCGGCGGCACGATCACCGCCTATCTCGCGGCGCTCGACCAGCGCATCAAGGCGACGGCGACGGCCTGCTATGTCACCGACTTCGACCATCTGCTGGCGCCGGGCGTGACCGGGCCGCAGGACGCCGAACAGTCGATCCCCTTCTTCATCGAGCGCGGTCTGGACCTGGCCGACTGGGTCGAGGCCGCCGCGCCCCGCCCCTATGCCGTGGTCTCCACGACGTCTGACATGTTCCCCATCGACGGCGCCCGCGCGGCCTATGCGGAGGCGAAGCGCTTCTATGGCCTGATGGGAGCCGAGGACCGGATCACCATGATCGAGGGGCCGGGCGGGCACGGCAATCTGGGGCCCATCGCGCCGCAGATCGTGGCCTTCTTCACCCGGAACCTCATGGACAGCCCGGCCGAGCGGCCGTTCACGCCAGTGCCGCTGGGCGACGCGGCGCGGCTGATGGTGACGCCGACGGGCCAGCTGTCGACGTCGATCGGGGGCGAGACCCTGCAGACGCTCGCGCGGGCCGAGGCGGACGCCAACCCGGCGCCGGTCAACGCCAACGAAGCCCCCGCCGCCCGGCTGGCGCGGCTGAGGACCGCTATCCGCGACATCGCCCGCACCACCGTCAATCCCGGCGATGCCGCCCCGGTCGTGCAGCCCTCCATGCTGATCGAGCGCAGCGGCTATGCCTCGCGGGACCTCGTGATGGAGACGGTTCCGGGGATGCAGGTGAAGGCCACCTTCGCCCGGGTCGGCGGTCCGGAGCGCCATCCGACCCTGCTGCTGCTGACCTCCCAGCCCGTCACCGCGCTGGGTGCGCCCGGCGGTCTGTTCGAGACCTGGGTCGCGGCGGGCTGGAACGTGCTGGCGGTCGAGCCGCGCGGCGCGGGCGGGACGGAAGAAGCCAAGTCGCCGCTGACGGGCGACTGGACCCTGTTGTCGCTACGTGCCCTGCTGGTGGGAAAGACCCCGGTCGGGATGCGCACCGACGACGCCGTCGCCGCCCTGAACTGGCTGGCGACCCAGACCGACGTCGACATGCGCCGCATCGCCGTCACCGGCGTCGGCGCCATGGGCCCCGTGGCCCTGCACACGGCGGTTCTGGACGACCGGGTGGGCAAGGTGACGGTCGACAGCTCGATCACCAGCTACCGCGAGTTCGTGGACCAGCCGATCAGTATCAACATGGCCGAGGTCAACCTCCCCGGCGTGCTGCGCCGCTATGACCTGCCCGATCTGATGGCGGTGCTGGGCGACCGGCTGACGCTGGTCAATCCGGTCAGCTCGATCGGCGACACGATGACCGCCGCCGAGGTCGCCGCCCGCGCGCCGCAGGCCGCCGTCGTCTTCCGGGGCGCCCGCGATCCGGTCGCTCCGCCGCCTGCCCGGTAA
- a CDS encoding carboxynorspermidine decarboxylase has translation MSHTPAAAMETKAGDPGAFARFDLNRVPSPAFVVDEAAVRRNLGVLKDVGVRGGAKVLLALKAFSMWSLADVVGEYLDGVCASGLWEARLAREFYKGHLTTYSPAYKPEDLPEILRISDSVIFNTPTQVARFAELIAEARAEGAVFDIGLRLNPEHSEAEVAKYDPCQFGSRLGFPISQLKPEHLEGVDGLHLHALCEQGFEPLSRVWGAIEPKLTPLLPHVKWVNLGGGHHVTRADYDRDSLAAFLKALGETHGVEVYIEPGEAIALDTGILVGEVLDTFENSLPIAITDISATCHMPDVIEAPYRPAMLGEPVEGTRYRLGGPSCLAGDILGDYVFGTPPVAGTRIAFLDQAHYSMVKTNTFNGVPLPAIVLWNSATDALRVVKAFDWTAFRDRLS, from the coding sequence ATGTCGCACACTCCTGCCGCCGCCATGGAAACCAAGGCCGGCGATCCCGGCGCCTTCGCCCGGTTCGACCTGAACCGCGTCCCCTCGCCGGCCTTCGTGGTCGACGAGGCGGCGGTGCGGCGAAACCTCGGCGTCCTGAAGGACGTCGGGGTGCGCGGCGGCGCCAAGGTGCTGCTGGCGCTCAAGGCCTTTTCCATGTGGTCGCTGGCCGATGTGGTCGGGGAATACCTCGACGGCGTCTGCGCCTCGGGCCTGTGGGAGGCGCGGCTGGCGCGGGAGTTCTACAAGGGCCACCTGACCACCTACTCCCCGGCCTACAAGCCCGAGGACCTGCCCGAGATCCTGCGGATTTCGGACAGTGTGATCTTCAACACCCCGACCCAGGTGGCGCGGTTCGCCGAGCTGATCGCCGAGGCGCGGGCGGAGGGCGCGGTGTTCGACATCGGCCTGAGGCTGAACCCCGAACACTCCGAGGCCGAGGTCGCGAAATACGATCCCTGCCAGTTCGGCTCGCGGCTGGGCTTCCCCATCTCGCAGCTGAAGCCGGAGCATCTGGAGGGCGTCGACGGCCTGCATCTGCACGCCCTGTGCGAACAGGGGTTCGAGCCCCTGTCGCGCGTCTGGGGCGCGATCGAGCCCAAGCTGACGCCTCTTCTGCCGCATGTGAAATGGGTCAATCTGGGCGGCGGTCACCACGTCACCCGCGCCGACTACGACCGCGACAGTCTGGCGGCCTTCCTGAAGGCTCTGGGCGAGACCCATGGGGTCGAGGTCTATATCGAGCCGGGCGAGGCCATCGCGCTCGATACGGGCATTCTGGTGGGCGAGGTTCTGGACACCTTCGAGAACAGCCTGCCGATCGCCATCACCGACATCTCGGCGACCTGCCACATGCCGGATGTGATCGAGGCCCCCTACCGGCCGGCGATGCTGGGCGAGCCGGTCGAGGGGACCCGCTACCGTCTGGGCGGGCCGTCCTGCCTGGCCGGCGACATTCTCGGCGACTATGTCTTCGGCACGCCGCCCGTCGCGGGGACGCGCATCGCCTTCCTCGACCAGGCCCACTATTCGATGGTCAAGACCAACACCTTCAACGGCGTGCCCCTGCCCGCCATCGTGCTGTGGAACTCGGCGACGGACGCCCTGCGGGTCGTGAAGGCCTTCGACTGGACCGCGTTCCGGGACCGGCTGTCCTGA
- a CDS encoding LamG-like jellyroll fold domain-containing protein gives MLRSSPALLLSALMASVALPAFAQTGAQTAGPDGRLFHASLDAGYAADQAGGIAAPLLVDQVELTPDGAQGGAVRASDAQILAWAAPGNLYAQRGTLSFFWRSHQPIGPRQFVIFRVGYPDHTSWDMTFLRLDWNGHGFDAFVTDANLARVRVSFDAPAPDPEAWTHLAVAWDETSGLTLYVNGKPAAKTGQTAVLDNGLFAFGPHSRIIAGYQVQSAYDYQRGGDVDEVSTFDHRLSDAEVAALAAHQTPTGGAFPARDMADPATRDEWRMRYGFNRPNDPPPYLDAPSTAIRVVRPTEARDIRMLFSKGTDGIRESTWPGVYNRSRLAGRHDYFVLPDWNVYEAGGKALTLHLPDQPWNRIEIQGAADGTLTAVGHGAETRIGERARGQERTTLQLASERAGGAVRFDNRMQETPIREIGVYDVRPGEAPTGSAALEYTVDAAAGTDYPTLDELKTYVAGRFVPDERATVVALPGGAPREAKAAPAGASMPLVHVLIPADFRNVAPGGEPARFDYGWANMRDGLDGFVLQIPALTVTPTHEGLIPLNIRIKDPIWPDRDLLDVNVSVKPGEARTLWLDTRDRLLPNDRSLYLTVASASPDFGAQGLNGMKVRLVFKPREQAMAEHVADREEQVKANLAWFVEEQPNNRLLPVYERFDREVTDLLRVDPDNVTARIYWNEQNGGQPWPAFAQSQPAPGVPLWAHRQIEDLKLVERFVNWWIDNRQIPAGQDGSGELGGGLSDDSDLLHQWVPLYMMGSEPEKVRASQAAALAAIYRSGMITDGLNTIRADELHSYEEGINTIAQYAQMNRGSPRAIERLMATARRYPEMTAVNAAGHRHFLSNSFSAHDFSSEGPWGRQRGNNFLIFHPGVLLVQWNGSPRTKAVILETLDGFLAHGRPAASGTGVVLDSPIDWTTDRSFTVNGPLGNTTGGGLGGSTTAFWAAWSWTHDDRYLAPLLGAGTGGLNGLGPDVMSVLGRRETWGPMFVTAAGAADSYRLSNTGGQGSPVNMARFGAWQTTGDKRYLETLYGAEIQSGTQRMGMMTTGELWTDRVQMPSEMLQRARLGGVGARRGQIFPGNVVSWRFGQADGADSVAILLPEATPERFKVIAFNVTDRPVQATLIGAGVTPGRWSLSQGSDADGDDRADAPTNSSIAFEPGAEVALTLPPKQAMVLELAMTEAGTPMAQRPDVGLDPEDVVVSGRTAKVTVHGLGGVASPAGEVLIEDASGKVVGRAPFPVLAAPEDLLPKTATVRVNLPRDLERASPTGLRVRLALNGEPVEISPANNIVPLPQDQEP, from the coding sequence ATGCTGCGTTCCTCGCCTGCCCTCCTGCTGAGCGCCCTGATGGCCTCGGTCGCCCTGCCCGCGTTTGCGCAGACGGGCGCCCAGACCGCTGGCCCGGATGGTCGCCTGTTCCACGCCTCGCTGGATGCCGGCTATGCGGCCGATCAGGCGGGCGGGATCGCCGCCCCCCTGCTCGTGGATCAGGTCGAGCTGACGCCGGACGGAGCCCAGGGCGGCGCCGTCAGGGCCTCCGACGCCCAGATCCTGGCCTGGGCCGCGCCGGGCAACCTCTATGCCCAGAGGGGGACGCTGAGCTTCTTCTGGCGCTCGCACCAGCCGATCGGACCGCGCCAGTTCGTCATCTTCCGCGTCGGCTATCCGGATCACACCAGCTGGGACATGACCTTCCTGCGGCTGGACTGGAACGGGCACGGCTTCGACGCCTTCGTGACCGACGCCAACCTCGCGCGGGTGCGGGTGTCGTTCGACGCCCCGGCGCCCGATCCGGAGGCCTGGACCCATCTGGCCGTGGCCTGGGACGAGACCTCGGGCCTGACCCTCTATGTCAACGGCAAGCCGGCGGCGAAGACCGGCCAGACGGCCGTGCTGGACAACGGCCTGTTCGCCTTCGGGCCGCACAGCCGGATCATCGCCGGCTATCAGGTCCAGAGCGCCTACGACTACCAGAGGGGCGGCGACGTCGACGAGGTCTCGACCTTCGACCACCGCTTAAGCGACGCCGAGGTCGCGGCCCTGGCCGCGCATCAGACCCCGACCGGGGGCGCCTTCCCCGCCCGCGACATGGCCGATCCGGCGACGCGGGACGAGTGGCGGATGCGCTATGGCTTCAACCGGCCGAACGACCCGCCGCCCTATCTGGACGCGCCCTCGACCGCCATCCGGGTGGTGCGGCCGACCGAGGCGCGGGACATCCGGATGCTGTTCTCCAAGGGGACCGACGGCATCCGCGAGAGCACCTGGCCGGGGGTCTACAACCGCTCGCGGCTGGCGGGGCGGCACGACTACTTCGTCCTGCCCGACTGGAACGTCTATGAGGCGGGCGGCAAGGCCCTGACCCTGCATCTGCCCGACCAGCCGTGGAACCGGATCGAGATCCAGGGGGCGGCGGACGGGACGCTGACGGCGGTCGGTCACGGCGCCGAGACCCGCATCGGCGAGCGGGCGCGCGGGCAGGAGCGGACCACGCTGCAGCTGGCGTCGGAGCGCGCCGGCGGGGCCGTGCGGTTCGACAACCGGATGCAGGAGACCCCGATCCGCGAGATCGGGGTCTATGACGTCCGGCCGGGCGAGGCGCCGACAGGCTCGGCCGCTCTGGAGTATACGGTCGATGCGGCGGCGGGGACCGACTACCCGACGCTGGACGAGCTGAAGACTTATGTCGCCGGTCGGTTCGTGCCCGACGAGCGGGCGACGGTCGTGGCCCTGCCGGGCGGAGCGCCGCGCGAGGCGAAGGCTGCTCCGGCGGGGGCTTCGATGCCCTTGGTCCATGTGCTGATCCCGGCGGACTTCCGGAACGTGGCCCCCGGCGGAGAGCCGGCGCGCTTCGACTATGGCTGGGCCAATATGCGCGACGGGCTGGACGGCTTCGTCCTGCAGATCCCGGCCCTGACGGTGACGCCCACCCATGAGGGGCTGATCCCGCTCAACATCCGCATCAAGGACCCGATCTGGCCGGATCGCGACCTGCTGGACGTCAATGTCTCGGTGAAGCCGGGCGAGGCGCGGACCCTGTGGCTGGACACCCGCGACCGGCTGCTGCCCAACGACCGGAGCCTGTATCTGACCGTGGCCTCGGCCAGCCCGGACTTCGGGGCGCAGGGCCTGAACGGGATGAAGGTCCGGCTGGTGTTCAAGCCGCGTGAGCAGGCCATGGCCGAGCACGTCGCCGACCGCGAGGAGCAGGTGAAGGCCAACCTCGCGTGGTTCGTGGAGGAGCAGCCGAACAACCGTCTGCTGCCGGTCTATGAGCGGTTCGACCGGGAGGTCACCGACCTCCTGCGCGTCGATCCGGACAACGTCACGGCCCGCATCTACTGGAACGAGCAGAACGGCGGCCAGCCCTGGCCGGCCTTCGCCCAGAGCCAGCCGGCGCCCGGCGTGCCCCTGTGGGCGCATCGCCAGATCGAGGACCTGAAGCTGGTCGAGCGGTTCGTGAACTGGTGGATCGACAACCGCCAGATCCCGGCGGGTCAGGACGGCTCAGGCGAGCTGGGCGGCGGCCTGTCGGACGACAGTGACCTGCTGCACCAGTGGGTGCCGCTCTATATGATGGGCTCGGAGCCGGAGAAGGTCCGGGCCAGCCAGGCGGCGGCGCTGGCGGCCATCTACCGCTCGGGCATGATCACCGACGGGCTGAACACCATCCGCGCCGACGAGCTCCACTCCTATGAGGAGGGGATCAACACCATCGCCCAGTATGCCCAGATGAACCGGGGCAGCCCCCGGGCCATCGAGCGGCTGATGGCGACGGCGCGGCGCTATCCGGAGATGACGGCGGTCAATGCGGCCGGGCACCGCCACTTCCTGTCCAACTCCTTCTCGGCCCACGACTTCTCGTCGGAGGGGCCGTGGGGACGGCAGAGGGGCAACAACTTCCTGATCTTCCACCCCGGGGTCCTGCTGGTCCAGTGGAACGGCTCGCCGCGGACCAAGGCGGTCATCCTCGAGACCCTTGACGGCTTCCTGGCCCACGGGAGACCCGCCGCGAGCGGGACCGGTGTGGTGCTGGACAGCCCGATAGACTGGACGACGGACAGGAGCTTCACCGTCAACGGGCCGCTGGGGAACACCACGGGCGGGGGTCTGGGCGGGTCGACGACGGCCTTCTGGGCGGCGTGGAGTTGGACCCATGACGACAGGTACCTCGCGCCGCTGCTGGGCGCTGGGACCGGCGGGCTGAACGGGCTGGGGCCGGACGTGATGTCGGTGCTGGGCCGGCGCGAGACCTGGGGGCCGATGTTCGTGACGGCGGCGGGCGCGGCGGACAGCTACCGCCTGTCCAACACCGGCGGTCAGGGCAGTCCGGTCAATATGGCCCGGTTCGGCGCCTGGCAGACCACGGGCGACAAGCGCTACCTCGAGACCCTCTACGGCGCCGAGATCCAGTCCGGGACCCAAAGGATGGGGATGATGACCACGGGCGAGCTGTGGACCGACCGGGTCCAGATGCCGTCCGAGATGCTGCAGCGCGCGCGCCTGGGCGGGGTCGGCGCGCGGCGGGGTCAGATCTTCCCGGGCAATGTGGTGTCCTGGCGGTTTGGGCAGGCGGATGGGGCCGACAGCGTGGCCATCCTGCTGCCCGAGGCGACGCCGGAGCGGTTCAAGGTCATCGCCTTCAACGTCACCGACCGGCCGGTTCAGGCGACCCTGATCGGGGCCGGGGTGACGCCGGGACGGTGGAGCCTGTCGCAGGGGTCGGACGCCGACGGGGACGACAGGGCGGATGCGCCGACAAACTCCTCCATCGCCTTCGAGCCGGGGGCCGAGGTCGCCCTGACCCTGCCGCCGAAGCAGGCGATGGTGCTGGAGCTGGCCATGACCGAGGCCGGGACGCCGATGGCCCAGCGGCCCGACGTGGGGCTGGATCCGGAGGATGTGGTCGTGTCCGGCCGGACGGCCAAGGTGACCGTGCATGGGCTGGGCGGGGTCGCCTCTCCGGCGGGCGAGGTGCTGATCGAGGACGCCTCGGGCAAGGTGGTGGGCCGCGCGCCCTTCCCGGTTCTCGCCGCGCCTGAGGACCTGCTGCCCAAGACGGCGACGGTTCGGGTCAACCTGCCCAGAGACTTGGAACGGGCAAGCCCGACCGGGCTGCGGGTGAGGCTGGCGTTGAACGGCGAACCGGTCGAGATCAGTCCCGCCAACAACATTGTCCCCCTGCCCCAGGACCAAGAGCCATGA
- a CDS encoding glycoside hydrolase family 28 protein, translated as MFPSLMKPGRRDLAKAGLGGLLAASLPVSLPFGALARAVEDPNDPWAEARAIRARIRPPVFPRANRFGPEQFGGRADGVTDNTEAFRRAIDAASKAPGGGRVVVEGTADGTVWLTGAIHLKSNVELHVSRESTIRFRTEPEAYFPAILTRYEGTEFMGISPFIYAYGCENIAITGHGILDGQASRENWWRQKRVADGQESDNGRLRRWAEEGKPVAERVFGPEATIRPQFIQPYRCRNVLISDLTILRSPMWEVHPVECENVTVRRLTISSHGPNNDGCDPESCRDVLIEDCVFDTGDDCIAIKSGRNADGRRLGKPTENLIVSGCTMLDGHGGVTLGSEISGGVRNVFVENCRMDSPRLNTAIRFKNNAARGGTLTNIHVRDVTVGQVAHAAITIDYNYAEGANGRFTPVFDGLTIERMTVGRCERVLDLQGFETAPIRNIALKDCDFVRAAELDIIEHVEGLTYANVRRNAQAVTGPAPGGHGNAADRSG; from the coding sequence ATGTTCCCTTCCCTGATGAAGCCCGGGCGTCGCGACCTCGCGAAGGCCGGGCTCGGCGGTCTGCTGGCCGCGTCCCTGCCGGTCTCCTTGCCATTTGGGGCGCTCGCCCGAGCCGTTGAGGACCCTAATGATCCCTGGGCCGAGGCCCGGGCCATCCGCGCCCGCATCCGCCCGCCGGTCTTCCCGCGCGCCAACCGCTTCGGTCCCGAGCAGTTCGGCGGCAGGGCGGACGGCGTCACCGACAACACCGAGGCCTTCCGCCGCGCCATCGACGCGGCCTCGAAGGCGCCCGGCGGCGGACGCGTCGTGGTCGAAGGCACGGCCGACGGGACGGTCTGGCTGACCGGCGCCATCCACCTGAAGTCCAACGTCGAGCTGCATGTCTCGCGCGAGAGCACCATCCGCTTCCGCACCGAGCCCGAGGCCTACTTCCCCGCCATCCTGACCCGCTATGAGGGGACGGAGTTCATGGGGATCTCGCCCTTCATCTATGCCTATGGCTGCGAGAACATCGCCATCACCGGCCACGGCATCCTCGATGGTCAGGCCAGCCGCGAGAACTGGTGGCGGCAGAAGCGGGTCGCCGACGGTCAGGAGAGCGACAACGGCCGCCTGCGCCGCTGGGCCGAGGAGGGCAAGCCGGTCGCCGAGCGCGTCTTCGGCCCAGAGGCCACCATCCGCCCGCAGTTCATCCAGCCCTACCGCTGTCGCAACGTCCTGATCTCGGACCTGACCATCCTGCGCTCGCCCATGTGGGAGGTGCATCCGGTGGAGTGCGAGAACGTCACCGTGCGTCGGCTGACCATCTCCAGCCACGGCCCGAACAACGACGGCTGCGACCCGGAGAGCTGTCGCGACGTCCTGATCGAGGACTGCGTCTTCGACACCGGCGACGACTGCATCGCCATCAAGTCGGGCCGCAACGCCGATGGGCGCAGGCTGGGCAAGCCGACCGAGAACCTGATCGTCTCGGGCTGCACCATGCTGGACGGCCACGGCGGGGTGACGCTCGGCAGCGAGATCAGCGGCGGGGTCCGCAACGTCTTCGTCGAGAACTGCCGCATGGACAGCCCGCGGCTGAACACCGCCATCCGGTTCAAGAACAACGCCGCGCGTGGCGGGACCCTGACCAACATCCACGTCCGCGACGTGACCGTGGGACAGGTGGCCCATGCCGCCATCACCATCGACTACAACTACGCCGAGGGGGCCAACGGCCGCTTCACCCCGGTGTTCGACGGCCTGACCATCGAGCGGATGACCGTCGGCCGCTGCGAGCGGGTTCTGGACCTGCAGGGGTTCGAGACCGCGCCCATCCGCAACATCGCCCTGAAGGACTGCGACTTCGTCCGCGCCGCCGAGCTCGACATCATCGAGCATGTCGAGGGGCTCACCTACGCCAACGTCCGCCGCAACGCACAGGCCGTGACCGGTCCTGCACCGGGCGGCCACGGCAATGCAGCCGACCGCTCCGGTTGA